In one Brienomyrus brachyistius isolate T26 chromosome 7, BBRACH_0.4, whole genome shotgun sequence genomic region, the following are encoded:
- the LOC125745849 gene encoding proteinase-activated receptor 2-like produces the protein MGKQKLTVNRILALLQKTMQNKVLKMSPARTIQLLISLYCIFIANAQTDSQKQKTRGFIAFANPENGGRVEVGSVTEETLKSGLTTIFLPVVYIIVFAVGLPANAMAIWVFVFRTKKRHPAVIYMANLALSDLLFVIWIPLKISYHLKGNDWVYGEKLCKVLVGFFYGNMYCSILFIACLSVQRYWAVAYPLSQQKKDGYVACAISLAIWVAVCLTTTPLYLYNQTVSLQSLEITTCHDVNIIYDIQNPFSDIKYPYIYFILMFGLMFLVPSLVIILAYICLIRELGNSMYDTDIGRKRRKVVILILIVMVTFVVCFVPSNIVLIIHYTLLKYGIADNGYKLYITVLCLASLNSCLDPFIYYYVSEDFRDSVRNTLLCRSRRQVERLKVSFNSMKYSKKSNVYSPDNSQTQTSD, from the exons ATGGGTAAACAAAAGCTTACTGTGAACCGAATCCTCGCATTACTGCAGAAGACAATGCAGAACAAAGTTCTTAAAATGTCTCCAGCACGAACCATTCAGCTTTTGATTTCTCTTTATTGCATCTTCATAGCCAACGCACAGACAG ATTCACAGAAACAAAAGACGCGTGGATTTATTGCATTTGCAAATCCGGAAAATGGTGGCAGAGTAGAAGTTGGCAGTGTTACAGAAGAAACACTTAAAAGTGGTTTGACTACAATCTTCCTTCCAGTTGTCTACATAATTGTGTTTGCAGTGGGCTTGCCAGCAAACGCAATGGCAATTTGGGTTTTTGTCTTCAGAACAAAGAAGAGGCACCCTGCCGTTATCTACATGGCCAACCTGGCTCTGTCTGACCTACTGTTTGTCATCTGGATTCCCCTAAAAATTTCCTACCACTTAAAAGGCAATGACTGGGTCTATGGAGAAAAGCTCTGTAAAGTGCTGGTGGGTTTTTTCTATGGGAACATGTACTGCTCAATATTATTTATTGCCTGCCTTAGTGTGCAGCGGTACTGGGCTGTTGCTTACCCTCTGTCTCAGCAGAAGAAAGACGGTTATGTTGCTTGTGCCATTTCTTTGGCCATATGGGTTGCCGTTTGTTTGACTACAACACCTTTGTACCTCTATAACCAAACCGTCAGCCTACAAAGTCTTGAAATCACAACCTGCCACGATGTAAATATCATCTATGACATCCAGAACCCCTTTTCTGACATCAAGTACCCATACATCTACTTCATTCTCAtgtttgggctgatgttcttaGTCCCATCTTTGGTTATCATCTTGGCCTACATCTGCTTGATCAGGGAGCTGGGCAACTCCATGTATGACACAGACATTGGCCGGAAACGCAGGAAGGTCGTGATCTTGATTCTCATTGTGATGGTGACCTTTGTGGTGTGTTTTGTACCCAGCAACATAGTATTGATCATCCACTATACGCTTCTCAAATATGGCATAGCAGACAATGGTTACAAGTTGTACATCACTGTCCTCTGCTTAGCCAGCTTAAACAGCTGCCTTGATCCCTTCATTTACTACTACGTTTCCGAGGACTTCAGGGACAGCGTGAGGAACACACTGTTGTGCAGGAGCCGCAGACAAGTAGAAAGACTGAAAGTGTCCTTCAACTCTATGAAATATTCAAAGAAGAGTAACGTCTATAGTCCTGATAATAGCCAGACACAGACTAGTGATTGA
- the LOC125745852 gene encoding proteinase-activated receptor 2-like isoform X2, translating to MIPLGNQSVLSQPSGNLTSVTDTEMAILTSKLTTVFLPVFYIIVFAVGLPTNAMAIWVFIFRTKKKHPAAIYMANLALSDLLFVIWLPLKISYHLKGNNWVYGEELCKVLVGFFYGNMYCSVIFITCISVQRYLAVVYPMSVHTKNSQIGFAISITVWVVIWLVTTPLYLYDQTVNISNPRITTCHDITRLQDTKNASGFFMSMAIFTFAIPTVVCIIAYVLMVQALRNSTSDENIRKKRRKTVYLIIVVLVMFLLCFAPSNIMLLVQYGLLLNGQENKAYGFYISTLFLASLNSCVDPFVYYFISEEFRDQVRNTLICRSVRTVERMRVSFTGLKTIKKSKKDTSGSANTE from the exons ATGATCCCCCTCG GTAACCAGTCAGTCCTTAGTCAACCAAGTGGCAACCTGACCTCCGTCACCGATACTGAAATGGCAATACTTACAAGTAAACTGACCACAGTCTTCCTTCCGGTGTTCTACATCATCGTGTTTGCAGTGGGCTTACCAACCAATGCAATGGCGATTTGGGTGTTTATCTTCAGAACAAAGAAGAAGCACCCTGCTGCTATCTACATGGCCAACCTGGCTCTGTCTGACCTACTGTTTGTCATCTGGCTCCCTCTAAAAATTTCCTACCACTTAAAAGGCAATAACTGGGTCTATGGAGAAGAGCTTTGTAAAGTGCTGGTGGGTTTCTTCTATGGGAACATGTACTGCTCAGTGATATTCATTACCTGCATCAGTGTGCAGCGATATTTGGCTGTTGTCTATCCCATGTCTGTTCACACTAAGAACAGTCAGATTGGATTTGCTATTTCAATTACAGTTTGGGTTGTAATTTGGTTGGTGACAACTCCATTGTACCTCTATGACCAAACTGTGAACATCAGTAACCCGAGAATCACCACCTGTCATGACATCACCAGACTGCAGGACACAAAAAACGCAAGTGGCTTCTTCATGTCCATGGCAATTTTCACTTTTGCCATCCCAACAGTAGTCTGCATCATTGCTTATGTTTTAATGGTTCAGGCTCTGAGAAATTCCACGTCTGATGAAAATATCCGCAAGAAACGCCGAAAGACCGTCTACCTCATCATCGTCGTCCTTGTCATGTTTTTGTTGTGCTTTGCCCCCAGCAACATCATGCTGCTTGTCCAGTATGGGCTCCTCTTAAATGGCCAGGAAAATAAAGCTTATGGCTTCTATATCAGCACACTGTTCTTAGCCAGCCTGAATAGCTGTGTGGACCCCTTTGTCTACTACTTTATCTCTGAGGAGTTCCGGGATCAAGTGAGGAACACCCTTATCTGCAGGAGTGTGAGGACAGTTGAGAGGATGCGTGTTTCCTTCACTGGTTTGAAGACGATAAAGAAGAGCAAAAAGGACACCTCAGGATCTGCCAACACAGAGTAG
- the LOC125745852 gene encoding proteinase-activated receptor 2-like isoform X1, producing MNLLKIIGLLLWTHISVAEGGNQSVLSQPSGNLTSVTDTEMAILTSKLTTVFLPVFYIIVFAVGLPTNAMAIWVFIFRTKKKHPAAIYMANLALSDLLFVIWLPLKISYHLKGNNWVYGEELCKVLVGFFYGNMYCSVIFITCISVQRYLAVVYPMSVHTKNSQIGFAISITVWVVIWLVTTPLYLYDQTVNISNPRITTCHDITRLQDTKNASGFFMSMAIFTFAIPTVVCIIAYVLMVQALRNSTSDENIRKKRRKTVYLIIVVLVMFLLCFAPSNIMLLVQYGLLLNGQENKAYGFYISTLFLASLNSCVDPFVYYFISEEFRDQVRNTLICRSVRTVERMRVSFTGLKTIKKSKKDTSGSANTE from the exons ATGAACCTCCTTAAAATAATTGGATTGTTACTTTGGACACATATTTCTGTGGCTGAAGGAG GTAACCAGTCAGTCCTTAGTCAACCAAGTGGCAACCTGACCTCCGTCACCGATACTGAAATGGCAATACTTACAAGTAAACTGACCACAGTCTTCCTTCCGGTGTTCTACATCATCGTGTTTGCAGTGGGCTTACCAACCAATGCAATGGCGATTTGGGTGTTTATCTTCAGAACAAAGAAGAAGCACCCTGCTGCTATCTACATGGCCAACCTGGCTCTGTCTGACCTACTGTTTGTCATCTGGCTCCCTCTAAAAATTTCCTACCACTTAAAAGGCAATAACTGGGTCTATGGAGAAGAGCTTTGTAAAGTGCTGGTGGGTTTCTTCTATGGGAACATGTACTGCTCAGTGATATTCATTACCTGCATCAGTGTGCAGCGATATTTGGCTGTTGTCTATCCCATGTCTGTTCACACTAAGAACAGTCAGATTGGATTTGCTATTTCAATTACAGTTTGGGTTGTAATTTGGTTGGTGACAACTCCATTGTACCTCTATGACCAAACTGTGAACATCAGTAACCCGAGAATCACCACCTGTCATGACATCACCAGACTGCAGGACACAAAAAACGCAAGTGGCTTCTTCATGTCCATGGCAATTTTCACTTTTGCCATCCCAACAGTAGTCTGCATCATTGCTTATGTTTTAATGGTTCAGGCTCTGAGAAATTCCACGTCTGATGAAAATATCCGCAAGAAACGCCGAAAGACCGTCTACCTCATCATCGTCGTCCTTGTCATGTTTTTGTTGTGCTTTGCCCCCAGCAACATCATGCTGCTTGTCCAGTATGGGCTCCTCTTAAATGGCCAGGAAAATAAAGCTTATGGCTTCTATATCAGCACACTGTTCTTAGCCAGCCTGAATAGCTGTGTGGACCCCTTTGTCTACTACTTTATCTCTGAGGAGTTCCGGGATCAAGTGAGGAACACCCTTATCTGCAGGAGTGTGAGGACAGTTGAGAGGATGCGTGTTTCCTTCACTGGTTTGAAGACGATAAAGAAGAGCAAAAAGGACACCTCAGGATCTGCCAACACAGAGTAG